In Gambusia affinis linkage group LG08, SWU_Gaff_1.0, whole genome shotgun sequence, a single window of DNA contains:
- the LOC122835319 gene encoding olfactomedin-4-like, translating to MLPFLLLLLTSLKGGDAQTVLGRSKDGSCHCEVNSTLWSFPVLKYEDVLLQVKTCEGSLSSLQEQVLLSTTRLPQIQAQVENVTARLQPFQYLRHQGLYTVLSLRLLGQELSQLEIGLSEVHTQLNNTQTQKLSTEVGKLRKDVERMQVSDTINLKTVKENLRYLKNSVESCKTIPKDFKGQHRYCMKGLITNISEPVTTKISPYGKTYISGSWGRQAKMDAEGEKDSYWVQTLLNNHIYGNTLRVYQTYEDFMASVNHKDYTLAPSYNHADAVEGPSGVLYGEALYYHCYGSADVCRYDLKTNSVKRVTLPGTGVGIKNKFPYCYYDCRSHSDVDVEVDETGLWVVYTTLSNHGNLVVSRLVWDGEAQNLTVTQTWETRLFKKAVSNAFMVCGVMYATRYVNDYREEVFYAFDTATGKEDNSLALPLEKVAKGVASLGYNPIKRQIYMYNDGYLLAYQTYF from the exons ATGCTGCCATTTCTCCTTCTTCTGTTAACATCCCTA AAAGGTGGAGATGCCCAAACTGTGCTTGGCCGGAGTAAAGATGGCTCCTGCCATTGTGAGGTGAACTCCACCCTGTGGTCCTTCCCGGTGCTAAAGTACGAAGATGTGCTGCTGCAGGTTAAAACCTGTGAGGGATCTCTGAGCAGTCTGCAGGAACAG GTGTTGCTCTCCACCACTCGTCTTCCTCAGATTCAGGCTCAAGTTGAAAATGTGACAGCCCGTCTTCAGCCCTTTCAGTACCTTCGCCACCAGGGCCTGTACACCGTACTGTCTCTGCGCTTGCTGGGTCAAGAACTCAGCCAGCTAGAGATCGGCCTCAGCGAAGTCCACACCCAGCTGAACAACACGCAGacacagaaactttccacagaG GTGGGTAAACTGCGTAAAGATGTAGAAAGGATGCAAGTCTCAGACACTATTAATCTAAAGACAGTGAAAGAAAATCTCCGCTACCTGAAGAACAGCGTGGAGTCCTGCAAGACAATTCCCAAAGATTTTAAAG GCCAGCACAGGTACTGCATGAAGGGTCTAATTACCAACATCAGTGAACCTGTCACAACCAAAATCAGTCCCTATGGTAAGACCTACATCTCTGGATCATGGGGCAGACAGGCAAAGATGGACGCAGAGGGAGAGAAGGACAGCTACTGGGTCCAAACTCTGCTCAACAACCACATCTATGGTAACACTCTCCGTGTTTACCAGACCTATGAAGACTTCATGGCATCTGTCAACCATAAGGACTACACCCTCGCCCCATCCTACAATCATGCTGATGCCGTCGAGGGTCCAAGCGGTGTCCTGTACGGTGAAGCTCTGTACTATCACTGCTATGGCTCTGCCGACGTCTGCCGCTACGATCTGAAGACCAACTCTGTCAAGCGGGTGACCCTTCCAGGTACAGGTGTTGGGATCAAAAACAAGTTTCCATATTGTTACTATGACTGCCGCTCGCATAGCGATGTGGATGTGGAGGTCGATGAAACCGGGCTGTGGGTGGTCTACACCACTCTCAGCAACCATGGTAATCTGGTAGTGAGCAGATTAGTTTGGGATGGCGAAGCTCAGAATCTCACCGTGACACAAACCTGGGAGACGAGGCTTTTCAAGAAGGCAGTAAGCAATGCTTTCATGGTATGTGGTGTGATGTACGCCACTCGTTATGTGAACGATTACAGAGAGGAAGTATTCTACGCCTTTGACACAGCTACTGGTAAAGAGGACAACTCTCTTGCTCTGCCACTGGAGAAGGTAGCCAAAGGAGTGGCTAGTCTTGGCTACAACCCCATCAAACGGCAGATCTACATGTACAATGATGGATACCTTCTGGCCTATCAAACCTACTTTTGA
- the LOC122835412 gene encoding olfactomedin-4-like — translation MKLFVPLIVPLWALYSLAQQAAPSKSCKCELNPTEEAFPHDKLQIAEGNATDCNTHITPQKALELESLLLGLEKRLTQLHSDLSVLEEEDDGELYGVLSLFVIENEMLEIRQLMDKLNSTTEEHQVLTADTVQQLEELKIEMIKLEKFDTMEVVKGRQVNRHLKSALETCRIGVKATVAPTQPPYGTCQRGPLRNITGPGVNTQGEFPGNYAYGAWGRDPKPEMRKENWYWMVPLTSSQYANYIRFYSSLSALIIGVSTPGNIQISPSNPTTNTIQGPNNVLYGSALYYNCYNRDAVCRFNLTSKSVTSVQLPKGTRYNSKSNFCHLEDCYAYTDLDLATDESGVWVVYTTTEALGNLVLTKVDETEPPTLGKTWHTSVYKRSVTNTFMACGVLYATRYIDANVEEVFYSFDTTTGMENFKVSIFMNKVSPNIFSLNYNPVDQMLYAYSNAKMVSYKALFGYSDRYVS, via the exons ATGAAGCTCTTTGTTCCACTAATTGTTCCACTGTGGGCTCTTTACTCCCTAGCCCAGCAG GCAGCTCCAAGTAAAAGCTGCAAATGTGAGCTGAATCCAACAGAAGAGGCTTTTCCTCACGACAAACTCCAAATAGCGGAAGGCAATGCGACAGACTGCAACACCCACATCACACCACAGAAG GCTCTGGAGCTGGAGAGTCTGCTGCTGGGGCTGGAGAAACGACTGACCCAGCTGCACAGCGACCTGTCTGtcctggaggaggaggacgatGGAGAGCTGTATGGTGTTCTCAGTCTGTTCGTTATCGAGAACGAAATGCTTGAGATCAGGCAGCTGATGGACAAGCTCAACAGCACCACTGAGGAACACCAAGTCCTCACCGCTGACACCGTTCAACAG CTTGAGGAGTTGAAAATTGAAATGATAAAACTGGAGAAATTTGACACCATGGAGGTGGTGAAAGGACGACAAGTCAACAGGCACCTGAAGAGCGCCCTGGAAACATGCAGGATCGGAGTTAAAGCCACTGTCGCACCCACCCAACCACCATATG gtACCTGTCAACGCGGCCCACTTCGGAACATCACCGGGCCTGGTGTGAACACACAGGGAGAGTTCCCTGGCAATTATGCATACGGGGCTTGGGGTCGCGATCCCAAACCAGAAATGAGGAAGGAGAATTGGTACTGGATGGTACCGCTGACTTCCAGCCAGTACGCTAACTATATCCGTTTCTACTCCAGTCTTAGTGCACTCATCATTGGGGTGAGCACTCCAG GCAACATTCAGATCTCTCCCTCCAACCCAACCACCAACACTATTCAGGGTCCCAATAATGTTTTGTATGGAAGTGCTTTGTACTACAACTGCTACAACCGAGATGCTGTTTGTCGATTCAACCTCACCAGCAAAAGTGTGACCAGCGTACAACTACCAAAAGGAACCAG GTATAACTCGAAGAGTAATTTCTGCCACCTTGAAGACTGCTACGCCTACACTGACCTGGACCTGGCCACTGATGAGTCAGGCGTTTGGGTTGTCTACACCACCACCGAGGCATTAGGCAATCTGGTTCTGACCAAGGTGGATGAGACGGAGCCGCCAACGCTCGGTAAAACATGGCACACTTCAGTCTACAAGCGAAGTGTGACCAACACGTTCATGGCCTGCGGCGTCCTCTACGCAACACGTTACATCGACGCAAATGTGGAGGaggtgttttattcttttgacaCCACGACAGGGATGGAGAACTTCAAAGTTAGCATCTTCATGAACAAGGTGTCTCCTAACATTTTCTCCTTGAACTACAACCCAGTGGACCAGATGCTGTACGCATACAGTAATGCTAAAATGGTCTCCTACAAGGCTTTGTTTGGGTACTCTGATCGTTATGTTTCATAG
- the LOC122835339 gene encoding olfactomedin-like, with amino-acid sequence MMLLLFPLLFSTVQIWAYHVPGQKKSDSCQCDVNTTIWSFPALRYEAVLQQVETCEKSLHGLQGQVLVSGQRLPGIQLQISNLTARLEPYQYLHDRGLYTALSLRLLGQELSQLETDVTVVHSQLNNAQSQKLHKEVGKLHKDVLKMQTSDTVNMKTVKEKLRYLKNNVESCKSIPKDFRGQNKYCMKGLITNISDPITTKINPYDKNHISGSWGKQAQMDSGSDTETYWVQTLTSSNIYGNIVRLYQTYKDFMRSSNHRDATFSSSVTAPTAIEGPSAVLYGDGLYYHCYRSADICRYDLKTNEVKRVTLPGTGVGFNNKFPYCYYECRSNSDVDVEADETGLWALYATVGNHGNLVVSKLFWDDNSKTINVSQTWETRLFKKAATNAFMVCGVMYATRYVDEYREEVFYAFDTATGKEDNSLALPLEKVAKGVASLSYNPVNRQIYMYNDAYLLAYQAYF; translated from the exons atgatgctgctgctcttcCCACTGCTCTTTTCTACA GTGCAGATCTGGGCTTACCATGTACCAGGTCAGAAAAAGTCTGACTCTTGCCAGTGCGATGTGAACACCACAATATGGTCGTTCCCTGCTCTGAGGTATGAGgctgtgctgcagcaggttgaaaCCTGTGAGAAGTCTCTGCACGGCCTGCAGGGGCAG GTGTTGGTCTCCGGTCAGCGTCTCCCTGGCATTCAGCTTCAAATTTCAAACTTGACAGCACGACTTGAGCCATACCAGTACCTGCATGACCGCGGACTGTACACAGCGCTGTCCCTCCGTCTGCTGGGCCAGGAGCTCAGCCAGCTGGAGACGGACGTCACCGTTGTGCACAGCCAGCTCAACAACGCCCAGTCGCAGAAACTCCACAAAGAG GTGGGTAAATTGCATAAAGATGTGCTAAAGATGCAAACGTCAGACACGGTGAACATGAAGACAGTCAAGGAGAAACTTCGCTACCTGAAGAACAACGTTGAGTCCTGCAAGTCGATCCCAAAAGACTTCAGAG GCCAGAACAAGTACTGCATGAAGGGCCTGATCACCAACATCAGTGACCCCATTACCACCAAAATCAATCCCTATGACAAGAACCACATCTCTGGATCATGGGGCAAGCAGGCGCAGATGGACAGCGGGTCGGACACAGAAACCTACTGGGTTCAGACACTTACCAGCAGCAACATCTATGGAAACATAGTCCGCCTTTACCAAACCTACAAAGACTTCATGCGTTCTTCCAACCACAGGGACGCTACTTTCTCGTCCTCTGTCACAGCTCCCACCGCCATTGAGGGTCCTAGTGCTGTGCTGTACGGTGACGGTCTGTACTATCACTGCTACCGCTCTGCAGATATTTGCCGCTACGACCTGAAGACCAATGAGGTCAAGCGGGTGACCCTTCCTGGCACGGGTGTGGGCTTCAACAACAAGTTTCCATATTGTTACTATGAATGCCGCTCAAATAGCGATGTGGATGTTGAAGCTGATGAAACCGGGCTGTGGGCTTTATATGCCACTGTTGGCAACCATGGTAATCTGGTAGTGAGCAAGCTGTTTTGGGACGACAACTCAAAGACGATCAACGTGTCGCAAACCTGGGAGACGAGGCTGTTCAAGAAGGCAGCGACTAACGCTTTCATGGTATGTGGTGTGATGTACGCCACCCGCTACGTAGATGAATACAGAGAGGAAGTATTCTACGCCTTCGACACAGCAACAGGAAAAGAGGACAACTCTCTGGCACTGCCACTGGAAAAGGTAGCCAAAGGAGTGGCTAGTCTGAGCTACAACCCGGTCAACAGGCAGATCTACATGTACAATGATGCATATCTTCTGGCCTATCAGGCCTACTTCTGA
- the LOC122835875 gene encoding olfactomedin-4-like, with amino-acid sequence MKLLAVLPLWALFTVTQQKAPSDDCLCELISSEKQFPYDKLKAAQDAALGCTNTVTPKKSAALDSLLLGLSRRLPQLEQDVAMLEKEDDGQLFGVLSLHVIENELAEIQQMIDNLNRTTTESDYLSENVAQQLENVKEEMEELEKFDTMQVVKRHQANQRLKRDLDQCRNNGVIPTIQPTHPIGGTCRLVNITGPRVHTAGEYPGSYKYGAWGRDPKPEPGKESWHWRVMLTSSNRYAHYVRLYSSLSSLIVGISVPGNVQISPTNPTTNTIQGPNVVLYAGALYYNCYNKDAVCRFNLTSKGVTSLDLPKGTRYNSKGDFCHLEECYPFTDLDLATDESGVWVVYTTTQDHGNLVLSKVEESEPPKLSRTWRTSVYKRSVTNTFMACGVLYATRFVSKNTEEIFYSFDTTTGKENFKVGIFINKVSSDILSLNYSPVDQMLHVYSNAQMLSYKVLFEMR; translated from the exons ATGAAGCTGCTTGCCGTCCTTCCATTGTGGGCGCTGTTCACTGTCACCCAACAG AAAGCACCGTCAGATGACTGTCTGTGTGAGCTGATAAGCTCAGAGAAACAATTTCCCTACGACAAGCTGAAAGCAGCCCAGGATGCAGCTTTAGGCTGCACAAACACCGTCACTCCAAAGAAG AGCGCTGCCTTAGACAGCCTTCTGCTGGGCCTGAGTCGACGCCTGCCCCAGCTGGAGCAGGACGTAGCGATGCTGGAAAAGGAGGATGATGGACAGCTGTTTGGAGTCCTGAGTCTGCACGTCATCGAGAATGAACTCGCAGAGATCCAGCAGATGATTGATAATCTCAACAGAACCACCACGGAAAGCGACTACCTCAGTGAAAACGTAGCTCAGCAG ttggagAATGTaaaggaagagatggaggagCTGGAAAAATTTGACACCATGCAGGTGGTGAAGAGACATCAAGCCAACCAGCGACTGAAGAGAGACCTTGACCAGTGCAGAAACAATGGAGTTATCCCCACTATCCAACCCACTCACCCAATTGGTG GCACCTGCCGTCTCGTCAACATCACCGGACCAAGGGTCCACACAGCTGGAGAGTATCCCGGTTCGTACAAGTATGGAGCCTGGGGTCGGGATCCCAAACCAGAGCCGGGGAAGGAGAGCTGGCATTGGAGGGTGATGTTGACGTCCAGCAACAGATACGCCCATTACGTCCGTCTCTACTCCAGCCTGAGCTCTCTCATTGTTGGGATCAGTGTTCCAG GAAATGTTCAGATCAGTCCGACTAACCCGACCACCAACACCATCCAGGGGCCGAATGTGGTTCTGTATGCAGGGGCCTTGTACTACAACTGCTACAACAAAGATGCAGTATGTCGATTCAACCTCACCTCCAAAGGTGTGACCTCCTTGGATTTACCCAAAGGAACCAG GTACAACTCAAAGGGGGATTTCTGCCACCTTGAAGAGTGCTACCCGTTCACGGACCTGGACCTGGCCACAGACGAGTCGGGCGTCTGGGTGGTCTACACCACCACCCAGGACCACGGGAACCTGGTTCTATCGAAGGTGGAGGAGAGTGAGCCGCCGAAGCTCAGCAGAACCTGGCGGACTTCAGTCTACAAGCGAAGCGTGACCAACACCTTCATGGCCTGTGGCGTCCTCTATGCAACACGTTTTGtcagcaaaaacacagaggagatcttttattcttttgacaCGACGACAGGGAAGGAGAATTTCAAAGTTGGCATCTTCATAAATAAGGTGTCTTCTGACATTCTGTCCTTAAACTACAGTCCAGTGGACCAGATGTTGCATGTGTACAGTAACGCCCAAATGCTCTCTTACAAGGTTTTGTTCGAAATGAGGTAA